The Streptomyces sp. HUAS CB01 genome has a segment encoding these proteins:
- a CDS encoding ROK family transcriptional regulator, whose product MTARPANAHQARLLRLLRDGGPNSRAQLGDQVDLSRSKLAVEIDRLLETGLVVADGLAASRGGRRSHNIRLAPNLRFLGVDIGATSVDVAVTNAELEVLGHLNQPMDVREGPVAVFEQVLAMAAKLKASGLAEGFDGAGIGVPGPVRYPEGVPVAPPIMPGWDGFPVREALSQELGCPVMVDNDVNLMAMGEQHAGVARSVGDFLCVKIGTGIGCGIVVGGEVYRGTTGSAGDIGHIQVEADGRACACGNKGCLEAHFSGAALARDAEEAARTGQSPELAARLEAAGRLTAVDVATAAAAGDSTALDLIREGGNRVGQVIAGLVSFFNPGLVVIGGGVTGLGHTLLASVRTQVYRQSLPLATGNLPIVLGELGPAAGVIGAARLISDHLFSPA is encoded by the coding sequence ATGACGGCTCGACCCGCCAACGCGCACCAGGCGCGACTGCTCAGGCTGTTGCGCGACGGCGGTCCCAACTCCCGTGCCCAGCTGGGCGATCAGGTCGACCTGTCCCGCTCCAAGCTCGCCGTCGAGATCGACCGCCTGCTGGAGACCGGACTGGTCGTCGCCGACGGCCTCGCCGCCTCACGCGGCGGCCGCCGCTCCCACAACATCCGGCTCGCCCCGAACCTTCGCTTCCTCGGCGTCGACATCGGCGCCACCTCCGTCGACGTCGCCGTCACCAACGCCGAACTGGAGGTCCTCGGACACCTCAACCAGCCGATGGACGTCCGCGAGGGCCCGGTCGCCGTCTTCGAGCAGGTCCTCGCCATGGCCGCCAAACTGAAGGCCTCCGGCCTCGCCGAAGGCTTCGACGGCGCCGGCATCGGCGTACCCGGACCGGTCCGCTACCCCGAGGGCGTCCCCGTCGCACCGCCGATCATGCCCGGCTGGGACGGCTTCCCGGTCCGCGAGGCCCTCAGCCAGGAACTCGGCTGCCCGGTCATGGTCGACAACGACGTGAACCTCATGGCCATGGGGGAGCAGCACGCCGGCGTCGCCCGCTCCGTCGGCGACTTCCTCTGCGTCAAGATCGGCACCGGCATCGGCTGCGGCATCGTCGTCGGCGGCGAGGTCTACCGCGGTACCACCGGCAGCGCCGGCGACATCGGCCACATCCAGGTCGAGGCCGACGGACGCGCCTGCGCCTGCGGCAACAAGGGCTGCCTGGAAGCCCACTTCAGCGGCGCGGCCCTCGCCCGCGACGCGGAGGAGGCGGCCCGCACCGGCCAGTCGCCCGAACTCGCCGCACGGCTGGAGGCCGCGGGCAGGCTCACCGCCGTCGACGTGGCCACCGCGGCCGCCGCCGGCGACTCCACCGCGCTCGACCTGATCCGCGAGGGCGGCAACCGCGTCGGCCAGGTCATCGCCGGACTCGTCAGCTTCTTCAACCCCGGACTGGTGGTGATCGGCGGCGGAGTCACCGGTCTCGGCCACACCCTGCTCGCCAGCGTCCGCACCCAGGTCTACCGGCAGTCCCTGCCGCTTGCCACCGGAAACCTCCCCATCGTGCTGGGCGAACTGGGCCCCGCCGCCGGAGTGATCGGCGCGGCCCGGCTCATCAGCGACCACCTGTTCTCCCCGGCCTGA
- a CDS encoding sugar ABC transporter ATP-binding protein, with the protein MRGITKSFPGVRALDGVDLDVQAGEVHCLLGQNGAGKSTLIKVLAGAHQPDDGQITWRGEPVALRSPIAAMRLGIATIYQELDLVEGLSVAENVFLGHEPTAAGFVVRGREARRAATALLRRLGHPEIDPGRPVGSLSAAQQQIVSMARALSHDVRLIVMDEPSAALDPDETDNLFRIVADLTADGVAVVYISHRLEEIRRIGDRVTVLKDGRAVAGGLPAKDTPTRDIVAMMTGRSVEYVFPDRPAAPPRAEPVLRVEGLSREGEFAPVDLELRPGEILGLAGLVGSGRSEILETVYGARKPTTGRVTVDGRPLKPGSVRSAVRAGLGLAPEERKAQGLLMLESVTRNVSVSSLSRFSRGGWLDRGAERRDARRATRELSLRPDNPDARIRTLSGGNQQKAVLARWLLRGCRVLLLDEPTRGVDVGARAELYAVIRRLADEGLAVLLVSSEVPEVLGLADRVLVLREGRVVHTAPAGELDEHRVLDLVMEGSPSS; encoded by the coding sequence ATGCGCGGCATCACCAAATCGTTCCCCGGCGTCCGCGCCCTCGACGGCGTCGACCTCGACGTCCAGGCCGGCGAGGTCCACTGTCTCCTCGGCCAGAACGGCGCCGGCAAGTCCACCCTCATCAAGGTCCTCGCCGGAGCCCACCAGCCCGACGACGGACAGATCACCTGGCGCGGCGAACCCGTCGCGCTCAGGTCGCCCATCGCCGCCATGCGCCTCGGCATCGCCACCATCTACCAGGAACTCGACCTGGTGGAGGGCCTGTCGGTCGCCGAGAACGTCTTCCTCGGCCATGAACCCACCGCCGCCGGGTTCGTCGTCCGCGGCCGCGAGGCCCGCCGCGCCGCCACCGCGCTGCTGCGTCGCCTCGGCCACCCCGAGATCGACCCCGGCCGCCCCGTCGGCAGCCTCTCCGCCGCCCAGCAGCAGATCGTCTCCATGGCCCGCGCCCTCTCCCACGACGTACGCCTCATCGTCATGGACGAACCCTCGGCGGCCCTCGACCCCGACGAGACCGACAACCTCTTCCGCATCGTCGCCGACCTCACCGCCGACGGCGTCGCCGTCGTCTACATCTCCCACCGCCTGGAGGAGATCCGCCGCATCGGCGACCGGGTCACCGTCCTCAAGGACGGCCGTGCCGTCGCCGGGGGACTGCCCGCCAAGGACACCCCCACGCGCGACATCGTTGCCATGATGACCGGCCGCAGCGTCGAGTACGTCTTCCCCGACCGCCCCGCGGCCCCGCCCCGGGCGGAACCCGTGCTCCGCGTCGAAGGCCTCAGCCGCGAGGGCGAGTTCGCCCCCGTCGACCTCGAACTGCGCCCGGGGGAGATCCTCGGCCTCGCCGGACTCGTCGGCTCCGGACGCTCCGAGATCCTGGAGACCGTCTACGGCGCCCGCAAGCCCACCACCGGCCGCGTCACCGTCGACGGCCGCCCCCTCAAGCCCGGCAGCGTACGCTCCGCCGTCCGCGCCGGACTCGGCCTCGCCCCCGAGGAACGCAAGGCCCAGGGCCTGCTGATGCTCGAATCCGTCACCCGCAACGTGTCGGTGTCCTCCCTCTCCCGCTTCTCCCGGGGCGGCTGGCTGGACCGCGGCGCCGAACGCCGCGACGCCCGCCGGGCCACCCGCGAGCTGTCGCTGCGGCCGGACAACCCCGACGCCCGCATCCGCACCCTGTCCGGCGGCAACCAGCAAAAGGCCGTCCTCGCCCGCTGGCTGCTGCGCGGCTGCCGTGTGCTGCTGCTCGACGAGCCCACCCGCGGCGTCGACGTCGGCGCCCGCGCCGAGCTCTACGCCGTCATCCGCCGGCTCGCCGACGAAGGACTCGCCGTCCTCCTCGTCTCCAGCGAGGTCCCCGAAGTGCTGGGCCTCGCCGACCGGGTGCTGGTGCTCCGGGAAGGCCGCGTCGTGCACACGGCGCCCGCCGGGGAGCTGGACGAGCACCGTGTACTCGACCTTGTCATGGAAGGGAGCCCGAGCTCATGA
- a CDS encoding ABC transporter permease, protein MTQPASEAPQAPPPPAVSPPAAKAVRPALGLRADVRNLSLLGVLAVLVAVGGITEPDTFLDTSNLQLVLTQASVIGVVTVGMTFVITSGGIDLSVGAIVALASVWATTLATQEYGFAGILFTAIVVGVGCGLVNGLLIAYGGMVPFIATLAMLASARGLALQITDGKTQIVTVQPVLDLGVPDSYLLGIPPLVLVFAAVTALGWLLLNRTTFGRRTVAVGGNAEAARLAGIDVRRQRLYLYLLSGLCCGIAAFLLIVLSGSGQNTNGNLYELDAIAAAIIGGTLLSGGRGTIVGSVLGVLVFTTITNIFALNNLESAVQQIAKGAIIVAAVLVQRSTLRNGET, encoded by the coding sequence ATGACGCAGCCCGCCTCCGAGGCCCCGCAGGCCCCGCCGCCGCCCGCGGTGTCGCCCCCGGCCGCCAAGGCCGTCCGGCCCGCCCTGGGACTGCGCGCCGACGTCCGCAACCTCTCGCTCCTCGGGGTCCTCGCCGTGCTCGTCGCGGTCGGCGGCATCACCGAGCCCGACACCTTCCTCGACACCTCCAACCTCCAACTGGTCCTCACCCAGGCGTCCGTCATCGGCGTCGTCACCGTCGGCATGACCTTCGTCATCACCAGCGGCGGCATCGACCTCTCCGTCGGCGCGATCGTCGCCCTCGCCTCCGTGTGGGCGACCACCCTCGCCACCCAGGAGTACGGCTTCGCCGGAATCCTGTTCACCGCGATCGTCGTCGGCGTCGGCTGCGGACTGGTCAACGGCCTGCTCATCGCCTACGGCGGGATGGTGCCGTTCATCGCGACCCTCGCCATGCTCGCCTCGGCCCGCGGCCTCGCCCTGCAGATCACCGACGGCAAGACGCAGATCGTCACCGTCCAGCCCGTGCTCGACCTGGGCGTCCCCGACTCCTACCTCCTCGGCATCCCGCCGCTGGTGCTGGTCTTCGCCGCCGTCACCGCACTCGGCTGGCTGCTGCTGAACCGGACGACCTTCGGACGCCGCACCGTCGCCGTCGGCGGCAACGCCGAAGCGGCCCGGCTCGCCGGCATCGACGTACGCCGCCAGCGGCTCTACCTCTACCTGCTGTCCGGACTGTGCTGCGGCATCGCCGCCTTCCTGCTGATCGTCCTGTCCGGCTCGGGCCAGAACACCAACGGCAACCTCTACGAACTCGACGCCATCGCCGCCGCGATCATCGGCGGCACCCTCCTCAGCGGCGGCCGCGGCACCATCGTCGGCTCCGTCCTCGGCGTCCTCGTCTTCACCACCATCACCAACATCTTCGCCCTCAACAACCTGGAGAGCGCCGTCCAGCAGATCGCCAAGGGAGCGATCATCGTGGCCGCCGTCCTGGTCCAGCGCAGCACCCTGCGCAACGGCGAGACGTGA
- a CDS encoding substrate-binding domain-containing protein — protein sequence MPEIPATSRRGLLFGTAAVSAGALLTACTSNEPKSAGTATGNAPAADDKPGKPVTIGFAGPQADHGWLAAINANAKQRAGKYADVTLEITEGSNDTAAQIGQIQTLINKKVDVLVILPADGKALTQVGLQAMKAGIPVVNLDRIFASPQAYRCWIGGDNYGMGLNAGRFIGEQLKDKPNAKVIELAGMDNLELTKQRTQGFDDALKNYPNIRKVARQAAEFTVESGQAKMAQLLQAQKQFDALWNHDDDQGVGALRAIQQAGRDDFLMVGGAGAKSAMDAIKADNGVLKATVLYPPTMAASAIDLARALGQGKGIGGMAELEIPASVTLYSAVVTKDNVDQYLPTGFN from the coding sequence ATGCCAGAAATCCCCGCCACCAGCCGCAGAGGACTGCTCTTCGGCACCGCCGCCGTCTCCGCCGGCGCCCTCCTCACCGCCTGCACGAGCAACGAGCCGAAGAGCGCCGGCACGGCCACCGGCAACGCCCCGGCCGCCGACGACAAGCCCGGCAAGCCCGTCACCATCGGCTTCGCCGGCCCGCAGGCCGACCACGGCTGGCTCGCCGCCATCAACGCCAACGCCAAGCAGCGCGCCGGGAAGTACGCGGACGTCACTCTGGAGATCACCGAGGGCTCCAACGACACCGCCGCCCAGATCGGCCAGATCCAGACCCTCATCAACAAGAAGGTCGACGTCCTGGTGATCCTGCCGGCCGACGGCAAGGCCCTCACCCAGGTCGGACTCCAGGCCATGAAGGCCGGCATCCCCGTCGTCAACCTGGACCGCATCTTCGCCTCCCCGCAGGCATACCGCTGCTGGATCGGCGGCGACAACTACGGCATGGGCCTCAACGCGGGCCGCTTCATCGGCGAACAGCTCAAGGACAAGCCGAACGCCAAGGTCATCGAACTCGCCGGCATGGACAACCTGGAACTCACCAAGCAGCGCACCCAGGGCTTCGACGACGCCCTCAAGAACTACCCCAACATCCGCAAGGTCGCCCGCCAGGCCGCCGAGTTCACCGTCGAGTCCGGCCAGGCCAAGATGGCCCAGCTGCTCCAGGCGCAGAAGCAGTTCGACGCCCTCTGGAACCACGACGACGACCAGGGCGTCGGCGCCCTCCGCGCCATCCAGCAGGCCGGCCGGGACGACTTCCTCATGGTCGGCGGCGCCGGCGCCAAGTCCGCGATGGACGCCATCAAGGCCGACAACGGCGTACTGAAGGCCACCGTCCTCTACCCGCCGACGATGGCCGCCTCCGCCATCGACCTCGCCCGCGCCCTCGGCCAGGGCAAGGGCATCGGCGGCATGGCGGAACTCGAGATCCCCGCCTCCGTCACCCTCTACTCGGCCGTCGTCACCAAGGACAACGTCGACCAGTACCTGCCCACGGGCTTCAACTGA
- a CDS encoding Gfo/Idh/MocA family protein, whose protein sequence is MPGKEQRDSDSEAAPPTLGVGMVGYAFMGAAHSQGWRTAGRVFDLPLRPVLAAIGGRDAVAVRAAAAKHGWAAAETDWRALVTRDDVQLVDVCTPGDSHAEIAIAALEAGKHVLCEKPLANSVPEAEAMVAAAEAAAARGQVAMVGFNYRRVPAIAYARRLITDNRLGALRHVRVTYLQDWLVDPDFPLTWRLEREHAGSGALGDLGAHAVDLAQYLAGEPLVGVSALTETFVRERPLLAGASTGLSATGADGRGPVTVDDAALFTGRLASGALASFEATRMAAGRKNALRLEINGERGSLAFDLERLNELSFHDHTEPAASAGFRRILVTEPGHPYLEAWWPPGHALGYEHTFVHQARDIVHAVAAGNTSPAPSFADGLQVQRVLAAVEESAEKNAVYTPVPGSVV, encoded by the coding sequence ATGCCCGGCAAGGAACAGAGGGACAGCGACAGCGAGGCCGCACCGCCGACACTCGGCGTCGGCATGGTCGGATACGCGTTCATGGGCGCCGCCCACTCACAGGGCTGGCGCACCGCGGGGCGCGTCTTCGACCTGCCGCTGCGGCCGGTCCTCGCCGCGATCGGCGGCCGCGACGCGGTCGCCGTCCGGGCCGCCGCCGCCAAGCACGGCTGGGCGGCGGCGGAGACCGACTGGCGCGCCCTCGTGACCCGCGACGACGTGCAGCTCGTCGACGTCTGCACCCCGGGTGACAGCCATGCGGAGATCGCCATCGCGGCACTGGAGGCGGGCAAGCACGTCCTCTGCGAGAAGCCGCTGGCCAACTCGGTCCCCGAGGCCGAGGCGATGGTGGCCGCCGCCGAGGCGGCCGCCGCGCGCGGCCAGGTGGCCATGGTCGGCTTCAACTACCGGCGCGTGCCCGCCATCGCGTACGCCCGCCGGCTGATCACCGACAACCGGCTCGGCGCGCTCCGGCACGTGCGGGTCACCTATCTGCAGGACTGGCTCGTCGACCCCGACTTTCCACTGACCTGGCGGCTCGAGCGCGAGCACGCGGGCTCCGGCGCGCTCGGCGACCTCGGCGCGCACGCCGTGGACCTCGCGCAGTACCTGGCGGGCGAGCCGCTGGTCGGGGTGTCCGCACTCACCGAGACCTTCGTACGCGAACGGCCGCTGCTCGCCGGGGCGTCCACGGGGCTGTCCGCCACCGGCGCCGACGGCCGCGGCCCGGTCACCGTCGACGACGCCGCCCTGTTCACCGGACGGCTCGCCTCCGGGGCGCTGGCCTCCTTCGAGGCGACCCGGATGGCCGCCGGCCGCAAGAACGCCCTGCGGCTGGAGATCAACGGCGAACGCGGCTCCCTCGCCTTCGACCTGGAACGCCTCAACGAACTGTCCTTCCACGACCACACCGAACCCGCCGCTTCGGCCGGCTTCCGGCGGATCCTCGTCACCGAGCCGGGTCATCCCTACCTGGAGGCGTGGTGGCCGCCCGGCCACGCCCTCGGCTACGAGCACACCTTCGTGCACCAGGCGCGCGACATCGTGCACGCCGTCGCCGCGGGGAACACCTCACCGGCGCCGTCGTTCGCCGACGGACTGCAGGTGCAGCGGGTGCTCGCCGCCGTGGAGGAGAGCGCCGAGAAGAACGCCGTCTACACCCCCGTCCCGGGGTCCGTCGTCTGA
- a CDS encoding sugar phosphate isomerase/epimerase family protein, which yields MPRPFTLFTGQWADLPLEEVCRLARDFGYDGLELACWGDHFEVDKALADPSYLDGRRALLDKYGLKCWAISNHLVGQAVCDHPIDERHQAIVPARIWGDGEPEGVRRRAARELQDTARAAAAFGVRTVIGFTGSSIWHLVAMFPPVPERMIERGYEDFAERWNPILDVFDAEGVRFAHEVHPSEIAYDYWTTHRALEAVGRRPAFGLNFDPSHFVWQDLDPVGFLYDFRDRIYHVDCKEARTRLDGRNGRLGSHLPWGDPRRGWDFVSAGHGDVPWEDVFRMLRSIGYDGPVSVEWEDAGMDRLAGAPEALATLKRYDFDPPSASFDAAFGGND from the coding sequence GTGCCCCGTCCCTTCACCCTGTTCACCGGCCAGTGGGCCGACCTGCCCCTGGAGGAGGTCTGCCGGCTCGCCCGCGACTTCGGCTACGACGGACTCGAACTCGCCTGCTGGGGCGACCACTTCGAGGTCGACAAGGCCCTCGCCGACCCTTCGTACCTGGACGGGCGGCGCGCGCTGCTCGACAAGTACGGGCTGAAGTGCTGGGCGATCTCCAACCACCTCGTCGGCCAGGCCGTCTGCGACCACCCGATCGACGAGCGGCACCAGGCGATCGTGCCCGCCCGGATCTGGGGCGACGGCGAGCCGGAGGGCGTCCGGCGGCGCGCCGCCCGCGAACTGCAGGACACCGCCCGGGCCGCGGCCGCCTTCGGCGTCCGCACCGTCATCGGCTTCACCGGATCGTCGATCTGGCACCTGGTCGCCATGTTCCCCCCGGTGCCGGAGCGGATGATCGAACGCGGCTACGAGGACTTCGCCGAGCGGTGGAACCCGATCCTCGACGTGTTCGACGCCGAGGGCGTGCGCTTCGCCCACGAGGTCCACCCGAGCGAGATCGCCTACGACTACTGGACCACGCACCGCGCGCTGGAGGCCGTCGGCCGGCGGCCCGCCTTCGGGCTGAACTTCGACCCCAGCCACTTCGTCTGGCAGGACCTCGACCCCGTCGGCTTCCTCTACGACTTCCGGGACCGGATCTACCACGTGGACTGCAAGGAGGCCCGCACCCGGCTCGACGGCCGCAACGGCCGCCTCGGCTCCCACCTTCCCTGGGGCGACCCCCGACGCGGCTGGGACTTCGTGTCCGCCGGCCACGGCGACGTGCCCTGGGAGGACGTGTTCCGCATGCTGCGTTCCATCGGCTACGACGGGCCGGTGTCCGTCGAGTGGGAGGACGCCGGAATGGACCGTCTGGCGGGCGCACCGGAAGCGCTTGCCACGCTGAAGCGCTACGACTTCGACCCGCCGTCGGCGTCCTTCGACGCGGCCTTCGGGGGCAACGACTAG
- a CDS encoding ThuA domain-containing protein has translation MHTKRPGAPRNRVRKGLALLTGGLLAATSLTLAAPVGALASANDPAPAAAEEFQQVTLAKGEPEVGEPMSLAVLPDRSVLHTSRDGELRMTDAAGNTRVVGTVPVYAHDEEGLQGVGIDPGFAQNRAIYLYYAPPLDTPAGDAPNEGTAADFAEYDGVNRLSRFVLKADGTLDNASEKKVIDVPATRGICCHVGGDIDFDAQGNLYLSTGDDSNPFASDGYTPIDERPGRNPAYDARRTSGNTNDLRGKILRIKVADDGSYTVPDGNLFAPGTAKTRPEIYAMGFRNPFRFSVDKKTGVAYVGEYGPDAGAADPKRGPAGQVEFARITKPGNFGWPFCTGDNDPYVDYDFATKVSGATYDCAAPKNDSPHNTGLVDLPPAEPAWIPYDGGSVPEFGTGSESPMGGPVYHYDPDLDSPVKFPEAYDGDFFAGEFGRRWIKRIEHGADGTVQSINPVPWTGTQIMDMSFGPDGALYVLDYGTAWFGGDEHSALYRIENATGGRSPVAEATANKTSGKAPLKVAFSSAGTTDADGDALTYTWDFGDGGTSTAANPTYTYRKNGTYTATVTAKDPTGRTGSASVQVVVGNTAPKVTLELPAEGALFSFGDEIPFKVTVTDPEDGTVDCAKVKVTYILGHDSHGHPVTSANGCTGTIKTSADGGHDPNANIFGVFDAEYTDGGGGGQAALTGHDQAQLQPRHRQAEHFTGRSGISVIDKAPAHGGKTVGDIHDGDWISFKPYNLTGTTKLTARVSSGGAGGFLEVRTGSAGGTLLGSAPVPVTGGWETFQDIDVPLRAVPRKTTELFLVFKGGAGALYDVDDFELSSTPADRSAKRVLVFSKTAGFRHDSIPTGVTALKELGTGSNITVDATEEAGQFTTANLARYDAVVFLSTTGDVLNAEQQKAFENYVATGGGYMGVHAAADTEYDWEFYGGLVGAHFHSHPQIQKATVRVEDPDHPATSHLDAAWERTDEWYNYRTNPRGQARILATLDETTYQGGNMKGDHPIAWCQTYEGGRAFYTGGGHTKESYAEPAFRQHLLGGLRYASGQVNANCRPATGYRDLFNGHTLEGWKQAGPGKFNVTGGELRTEGGMGMLWYQAKELKSYSLKLDWKLDGDDNSGVFVGFPASDDPWSAVNNGYEIQIDATDAPDRTTGAVYGFKSADLKARDRALRPPGQWNSYEIKVQGERLQVFLNGAKINDFTNTDPARSLKDGHIGIQNHGADDQASFRNIQLKELPSSS, from the coding sequence GTGCACACAAAACGGCCCGGAGCACCACGGAACCGCGTCAGAAAGGGCCTCGCGCTCCTCACCGGCGGCCTGCTCGCCGCGACCTCCCTCACCCTCGCCGCCCCCGTCGGCGCCCTCGCGTCCGCGAACGACCCGGCACCCGCCGCGGCCGAGGAGTTCCAGCAGGTGACCCTCGCCAAGGGCGAGCCCGAGGTCGGCGAGCCCATGTCGCTCGCCGTACTGCCCGACCGCAGCGTCCTGCACACCTCCCGCGACGGCGAGCTGCGCATGACCGACGCCGCCGGCAACACCCGCGTCGTCGGCACCGTCCCCGTCTACGCACACGACGAGGAAGGCCTCCAGGGCGTCGGCATCGACCCCGGCTTCGCACAGAACCGGGCGATCTACCTCTACTACGCGCCCCCGCTGGACACCCCCGCAGGCGACGCCCCCAACGAGGGCACCGCCGCCGACTTCGCCGAGTACGACGGCGTCAACCGGCTCTCCCGCTTCGTGCTCAAGGCCGACGGCACCCTGGACAACGCCAGCGAGAAGAAGGTCATCGACGTCCCCGCCACACGCGGCATCTGCTGCCACGTCGGCGGCGACATCGACTTCGACGCCCAGGGCAACCTGTACCTGTCGACCGGCGACGACTCCAACCCCTTCGCCTCCGACGGCTACACCCCCATCGACGAACGCCCCGGCCGCAACCCGGCCTACGACGCCCGTCGCACCTCCGGCAACACCAACGACCTCCGCGGCAAGATCCTGCGCATCAAGGTCGCCGACGACGGCAGCTACACCGTCCCCGACGGCAACCTCTTCGCCCCGGGCACCGCCAAGACCCGGCCCGAGATCTACGCCATGGGCTTCCGCAACCCGTTCCGCTTCAGCGTCGACAAGAAGACCGGCGTGGCCTACGTCGGCGAGTACGGGCCCGACGCCGGCGCCGCCGACCCCAAGCGCGGACCGGCCGGACAGGTCGAGTTCGCCCGCATCACCAAGCCCGGCAACTTCGGCTGGCCGTTCTGCACCGGCGACAACGACCCCTACGTCGACTACGACTTCGCCACCAAGGTGTCCGGCGCGACCTACGACTGCGCGGCCCCGAAGAACGACTCGCCGCACAACACCGGCCTCGTCGACCTCCCGCCCGCCGAACCCGCCTGGATCCCCTACGACGGCGGCTCCGTACCCGAGTTCGGCACCGGCTCCGAGTCCCCCATGGGCGGACCCGTCTACCACTACGACCCGGACCTCGACTCCCCGGTGAAGTTCCCCGAGGCCTACGACGGCGACTTCTTCGCCGGCGAGTTCGGCCGCCGCTGGATCAAGCGCATCGAGCACGGCGCCGACGGCACCGTCCAGTCCATCAACCCCGTCCCCTGGACCGGGACGCAGATCATGGACATGAGCTTCGGCCCCGACGGCGCGCTCTACGTCCTCGACTACGGCACCGCCTGGTTCGGCGGCGACGAGCACTCCGCGCTCTACCGCATCGAGAACGCCACCGGAGGCCGCTCCCCGGTCGCCGAGGCCACCGCCAACAAGACCTCCGGCAAGGCACCGCTGAAGGTCGCGTTCTCCTCCGCCGGCACGACCGACGCCGACGGCGACGCCCTCACCTACACCTGGGACTTCGGCGACGGCGGCACCTCCACCGCCGCCAACCCGACGTACACCTACCGCAAGAACGGCACCTACACCGCCACCGTGACCGCCAAGGACCCCACCGGACGCACCGGATCCGCCAGCGTCCAGGTCGTCGTCGGCAACACCGCACCCAAGGTCACCCTCGAACTCCCCGCCGAAGGCGCCCTGTTCAGCTTCGGCGACGAGATCCCCTTCAAGGTCACCGTCACCGACCCCGAGGACGGCACCGTCGACTGCGCCAAGGTCAAGGTCACCTACATCCTCGGCCACGACAGCCACGGCCACCCCGTGACCTCCGCCAACGGCTGCACCGGCACCATCAAGACCTCCGCCGACGGCGGCCACGACCCCAACGCCAACATCTTCGGCGTCTTCGACGCCGAATACACCGACGGCGGAGGCGGCGGCCAGGCCGCCCTCACCGGCCACGACCAGGCCCAGCTCCAGCCCCGCCACCGCCAGGCCGAGCACTTCACCGGCCGGTCCGGCATCAGCGTCATCGACAAGGCGCCCGCCCACGGCGGCAAGACCGTCGGCGACATCCACGACGGCGACTGGATCTCCTTCAAGCCCTACAACCTCACCGGCACCACCAAGCTCACCGCCCGCGTCTCCTCCGGCGGCGCCGGCGGCTTCCTCGAGGTCCGCACCGGCTCCGCAGGCGGCACCCTCCTCGGCTCCGCCCCCGTACCGGTCACCGGCGGCTGGGAGACCTTCCAGGACATCGACGTGCCGCTGCGCGCCGTACCCAGGAAGACCACCGAACTGTTCCTCGTCTTCAAGGGCGGAGCCGGAGCCCTCTACGACGTCGACGACTTCGAACTCTCCAGCACCCCCGCCGACCGCTCCGCCAAACGCGTCCTCGTCTTCTCCAAGACCGCGGGCTTCCGCCACGACTCCATCCCCACCGGTGTGACGGCCCTCAAGGAACTCGGCACCGGCAGCAACATCACCGTCGACGCCACCGAGGAAGCCGGCCAGTTCACCACCGCCAACCTCGCCCGCTACGACGCCGTCGTCTTCCTCTCCACCACCGGCGACGTCCTCAACGCCGAGCAGCAGAAGGCGTTCGAGAACTACGTCGCCACCGGCGGCGGCTACATGGGCGTCCACGCGGCCGCCGACACCGAGTACGACTGGGAGTTCTACGGCGGCCTCGTCGGCGCCCACTTCCACTCCCACCCGCAGATCCAGAAGGCCACCGTCCGCGTCGAGGACCCCGACCACCCCGCGACCTCCCACCTCGACGCGGCATGGGAGCGCACCGACGAGTGGTACAACTACCGCACCAACCCCCGCGGCCAGGCCCGCATCCTCGCCACCCTGGACGAGACCACCTACCAGGGCGGCAACATGAAGGGCGACCACCCGATCGCCTGGTGCCAGACCTACGAGGGCGGCCGCGCCTTCTACACCGGCGGCGGACACACCAAGGAGTCCTACGCCGAGCCCGCCTTCCGGCAGCACCTGCTCGGCGGACTGCGCTACGCCTCCGGCCAGGTCAACGCCAACTGCAGGCCCGCCACCGGTTACCGCGACCTGTTCAACGGCCACACCCTCGAAGGCTGGAAGCAGGCGGGCCCCGGCAAGTTCAACGTCACCGGCGGCGAACTGCGCACCGAGGGCGGCATGGGCATGCTCTGGTACCAGGCCAAGGAGCTGAAGTCCTACTCCCTCAAGCTCGACTGGAAACTGGACGGCGACGACAACTCCGGAGTCTTCGTCGGCTTCCCCGCCTCCGACGACCCCTGGTCCGCCGTGAACAACGGCTACGAGATCCAGATCGACGCCACCGACGCCCCGGACCGCACCACCGGAGCCGTCTACGGATTCAAGTCGGCCGACCTCAAGGCCCGCGACCGGGCGCTGCGGCCCCCCGGCCAGTGGAACAGCTACGAGATCAAGGTCCAGGGTGAGCGGCTCCAGGTCTTCCTCAACGGCGCCAAGATCAACGACTTCACCAACACCGACCCGGCACGCAGCCTGAAGGACGGCCACATCGGCATCCAGAACCACGGAGCCGACGACCAGGCGTCCTTCCGCAACATCCAGCTCAAGGAGCTGCCCTCGTCGTCGTAG